Proteins from one Clostridium cellulovorans 743B genomic window:
- the aroB gene encoding 3-dehydroquinate synthase yields MTSFRVNLKKVVDDSYDIEIGRNLFESLINDLKNGLVQGVHKYAIITDSHVEKLYANKIVDLMKENGFNVEKFVFPAGEKSKTRKTKEIIEDAMLEKAFRRDSCIIAVGGGVVTDLAGFIAGTFGRGIPFINYATTLLAAADASIGGKTAVDTELATNLIGLINQPVKVYLDIESWKTLPIRQLSSGLSETIKHACLGDGEFFEFLEKNIDKVINEKGEAVLDPATCEHIAHKNCEVKYKVVSLDERETGLREVLNLGHTVGRAIEVVSDYKLLHGEALSIGMVAQVKLANSLGYLTDSEMSRVIDLYKRAGLPVSIPDYIDRDELVKKLYTDKKVKGGKIKFVFQDGIGKIREYEDGKYSMVISEEPIKIILDDMRV; encoded by the coding sequence ATGACTAGTTTTCGTGTTAATTTAAAAAAGGTAGTAGATGATTCTTATGATATAGAAATAGGACGTAATCTATTTGAGAGCCTAATAAATGATTTAAAGAATGGATTAGTTCAAGGGGTTCATAAATATGCAATAATAACAGATAGTCACGTAGAAAAACTTTATGCAAACAAGATAGTTGACTTGATGAAAGAAAACGGATTTAACGTTGAGAAATTTGTATTCCCAGCAGGTGAAAAAAGCAAAACTAGAAAGACTAAAGAAATAATTGAAGATGCTATGCTTGAAAAAGCTTTTCGTAGAGATAGCTGTATTATAGCTGTTGGTGGCGGTGTAGTTACTGATTTAGCGGGCTTCATTGCTGGAACCTTTGGAAGAGGAATTCCGTTTATCAATTATGCTACTACATTATTAGCAGCTGCAGATGCTTCAATTGGGGGAAAAACTGCAGTAGATACTGAACTAGCAACAAACCTTATAGGACTTATTAATCAACCAGTAAAAGTTTATCTTGATATAGAAAGTTGGAAGACACTGCCTATAAGACAATTAAGCAGTGGTTTATCAGAAACTATAAAACATGCTTGTCTTGGAGATGGAGAGTTTTTCGAATTCCTTGAGAAGAATATAGATAAAGTAATCAATGAAAAGGGAGAAGCTGTCTTAGATCCAGCTACCTGTGAGCATATTGCACATAAAAACTGTGAAGTTAAATACAAAGTTGTAAGTTTAGATGAAAGAGAAACAGGTCTAAGAGAAGTACTTAATTTAGGACATACAGTAGGAAGAGCAATTGAAGTAGTAAGTGACTATAAACTTTTACATGGAGAAGCCTTATCAATAGGAATGGTCGCTCAAGTAAAATTAGCTAATAGTCTTGGATATTTAACCGATAGTGAGATGAGTAGAGTTATAGATTTGTATAAAAGAGCAGGGTTACCAGTATCGATCCCTGATTACATTGATAGAGATGAATTGGTTAAAAAGCTATATACAGATAAGAAAGTAAAAGGCGGAAAAATTAAATTTGTATTCCAAGATGGAATTGGTAAAATAAGAGAGTATGAAGATGGTAAATATTCTATGGTTATATCAGAAGAACCTATAAAAATAATTCTTGATGATATGAGAGTATAG